The genomic window GATTATCGAACAGACAGTCGAGATATCAACATGCCTGATCCAGCCAAGCCTGCCCCAAAGAAGGGCTCTAAGAAAGCCGTGACAAAGACCGCCGGCAAGGGTGGCAAGAAGCGCAGAAAGAGTAGGAAGGAGAGCTACGCCATCTACGTGTACAAAGTCTTGAAACAGGTCCATCCTGACACCGGTATCTCTTCCAAGGCCATGGGCATTATGAACTCCTTCGTGAACGACATCTTTGAGCGCATTGCGGGAGAGGCTTCCCGCTTGGCTCACTACAACAAGCGCTCCACCATCTCTTCCAGGGAGATCCAGACTGCAGTGCGTCTGCTTCTGCCCGGTGAGCTGGCCAAGCACGCCGTGTCCGAGGGAACCAAGGCCGTCACCAAGTATACCAGCTCTAAGTAAAGGCTGATTTTTGAACGCGCTTCAATccaaaggctcttttaagagccacccacGTTCTCTTTGAAAAGTAATTCCGATATAAACAGACAACACTGCATTAATTTGCATACAATACTTATCTGAAATAAAGCTTACACTCTTTAAAACCAATTTGttgaaaaacaacacaacttgcgttgtgtttttaacgcatctctatgtccagaccGGGACAACACATTAGTTGTAAGAGTTGTAGCGAAAATGTATCAAATGTTACTTCCGGGATTTGGTAGAATGCGTAGCCTACACTTTTATGTACCATTGGTCCATTTTTTGCCACGGCTGCGTCATGCTCCAAACGGGCCATCAAGGGACACAATGGACTCCTCGTGTGGTTTGAAGAGAAACGGCACGATAGTGGGATAAACATTGGCCAGACATAATGTTCCAGCGAATGAGCACAACTAAAACCGGGTATACAGGGGCGAATAGGACAAGTTAGCTAAAAGCTATGAACCCTGCAGCTGTGTTGGGCTGGTCTCACTTGTGTATTTGCTGTAGCCTATTATACTACCTGGTTTTGCATGTCAAGAATAAATACGGAATGTCGATATTAAAGTCTGATATTTCAACTTCATTCAAGAAATGTTGAGTTCAATGTCAATATGTGGAGTTTGTgttgtggccctaatactccatcGTAGAGAAGCCCTGTCTCTCTGGGCAGAAGTCCGAAACTTAAATTCGTGTAAAGGGGACATGACTCCATTATGTGTGAAGGGTTCACCTGAGCGTATAGATTATGTTAAACTGGCTAGTATCGAGCTCTCTTGCATCTGTTGGCATTACATTTACTTATTACAAAATACCGAGCCATGCAGTTGAAAGTA from Alosa sapidissima isolate fAloSap1 chromosome 9, fAloSap1.pri, whole genome shotgun sequence includes these protein-coding regions:
- the LOC121718383 gene encoding histone H2B-like; amino-acid sequence: MPDPAKPAPKKGSKKAVTKTAGKGGKKRRKSRKESYAIYVYKVLKQVHPDTGISSKAMGIMNSFVNDIFERIAGEASRLAHYNKRSTISSREIQTAVRLLLPGELAKHAVSEGTKAVTKYTSSK